In the genome of Polaribacter atrinae, one region contains:
- a CDS encoding leucine--tRNA ligase: MQYNHLDIEKKWQKFWAENQTFKASNESEKPKYYVLDMFPYPSGAGLHVGHPLGYIASDIYARYKRHKGFNVLHPQGYDSFGLPAEQYAIQTGQHPAKTTEENVATYRRQLDTIGFSFDWSREVRTSSPEYYKWTQWIFIQLFNSWYNKDTDKAEDVSTLISIFKKEGNTTVNAVCDEDIQTFSADEWKVLSTKEQEEILLQYRLTFLSDTEVNWCPALGTVLANDEIVNGVSERGSHPVIRKKMTQWSMRISAYAQRLLDGLEKIDWPQPLKDSQTNWIGKSVGAMVTFDVANGSEKVSSEVKLSYKELEALKELRQNLSKAETVLWDELKNKKGASKFRKKYTIGTFLVDYVCVAKNLIVEFSGKEDEAARDLYFASEGFNVVRFTNEEVVENVLKVVAAINNAIQFPKKIEKTTEKEVVAKDENQYKIDVFTTRPDTIYGVSFMTLAPEHELVSKITTDAQKAEVEAYIAATAKRSERDRMADVKTISGAFTGAYAIHPFSGEKVQIWIGDYVLANYGTGAVMAVPCGDQRDYDFAKHFGIPIPNIFEGVDISEAAHADKDGTVIANSDFLSGLKYKKALKLAIFEMEKRGFGYGKINYRLRDAVFSRQRYWGEPFPVYYKDGMPQMIDAEHLPIVLPEVEKYLPTEDGKPPLGNATEWAWDSRGKKVVSNEKLKNKTVYPLELNTMPGWAGSSWYFNRYMDATNANEFASKENLDYWKEVDLYIGGSEHATGHLLYARFWQKFLFDKGIVPVDEFAKKLINQGMILGTSAFVYKATAFVKNGCGCSDEKSMDDVLEKIPTVFVSKNLCTSDDEFETLVKNYLLDNKFLDPNFADLVMITKNAIHSDVSLVNASDELDVDGFKNHALNADYKNAEFILEDGVYKVGREVEKMSKSKYNVVNPDAICEEYGADSLRLFEMFLGPLEQAKPWKTSGISGVSSFLKKLWKLYFYGETFEVSDAAPTKDELKTLHKTIKKVEDDIENFSFNTSVSTFMIAVNELTALKCNKRAILEPLAILVSPYAPHIAEELWSLLGNNESISTAEFPVFEASHLVESAKNYPISFNGKMRFTLELPLDLSKDEIEKIVMENEKTIAQLEGKAPKKVIVVPGKIINIVG, translated from the coding sequence ATGCAATATAATCACCTAGATATAGAAAAGAAATGGCAAAAATTTTGGGCAGAGAACCAAACTTTTAAAGCCAGTAATGAATCGGAAAAACCTAAATATTATGTTTTAGACATGTTTCCTTATCCATCCGGAGCAGGTTTACATGTTGGACATCCGTTAGGGTATATTGCCAGTGATATTTATGCACGTTACAAGCGTCATAAAGGGTTTAATGTATTGCATCCGCAGGGATATGATTCTTTTGGTTTACCGGCAGAACAATATGCAATACAAACAGGTCAACATCCTGCAAAAACTACAGAAGAAAATGTTGCAACGTATAGAAGACAATTAGATACTATTGGTTTTTCTTTTGATTGGAGCAGAGAAGTAAGAACTTCGAGTCCTGAATATTATAAATGGACTCAGTGGATTTTTATTCAATTATTCAACTCTTGGTATAATAAAGATACAGACAAAGCAGAAGATGTTTCTACGTTGATTTCTATCTTTAAAAAAGAAGGAAATACAACTGTAAACGCAGTTTGTGATGAAGATATTCAAACTTTTTCGGCGGATGAATGGAAAGTTTTATCAACAAAAGAACAAGAGGAAATATTATTACAATACCGCTTAACGTTTTTGTCTGATACAGAAGTAAACTGGTGTCCTGCTTTAGGAACCGTTTTAGCAAATGATGAAATTGTAAACGGAGTATCAGAACGTGGAAGTCATCCTGTTATTAGGAAAAAAATGACACAATGGTCTATGCGAATTTCTGCATATGCACAACGTCTTTTAGACGGATTAGAAAAAATAGATTGGCCACAACCTTTAAAAGATTCTCAAACTAATTGGATTGGAAAATCTGTGGGTGCCATGGTTACTTTTGATGTAGCAAATGGTTCTGAAAAAGTATCATCTGAAGTAAAATTATCTTATAAAGAATTAGAAGCATTAAAAGAATTACGTCAGAATTTATCGAAAGCAGAAACAGTTCTTTGGGATGAATTAAAGAATAAAAAAGGAGCATCAAAATTTAGAAAAAAATATACAATTGGTACTTTTTTAGTAGATTATGTTTGTGTTGCTAAAAACTTAATTGTTGAGTTTTCTGGTAAAGAAGATGAAGCTGCAAGAGATCTTTATTTTGCAAGCGAAGGTTTTAATGTTGTTCGTTTTACAAATGAAGAAGTAGTTGAAAATGTACTTAAAGTTGTTGCTGCAATTAATAATGCAATTCAATTTCCAAAAAAGATTGAAAAAACAACAGAAAAAGAAGTTGTAGCTAAAGACGAAAATCAATATAAGATTGATGTTTTTACAACACGTCCAGATACAATTTACGGAGTAAGTTTTATGACATTGGCTCCAGAACATGAGTTGGTATCAAAAATTACAACAGATGCGCAAAAAGCCGAAGTAGAGGCTTATATTGCAGCCACTGCAAAACGTTCTGAACGTGATAGAATGGCAGATGTAAAAACCATTTCTGGTGCGTTTACAGGTGCGTATGCAATTCATCCTTTTTCTGGTGAAAAGGTTCAAATCTGGATTGGAGATTACGTATTAGCAAATTACGGTACAGGAGCGGTTATGGCAGTTCCTTGTGGAGATCAACGTGATTATGATTTTGCAAAACACTTTGGAATTCCGATTCCTAATATTTTTGAAGGTGTAGATATTTCTGAAGCTGCACATGCTGATAAAGACGGAACTGTAATTGCAAATTCAGACTTTTTATCAGGATTAAAATATAAGAAAGCATTAAAATTAGCCATTTTCGAAATGGAAAAACGTGGCTTTGGTTACGGAAAAATAAATTACAGATTAAGAGACGCTGTTTTTAGTAGACAACGTTATTGGGGAGAACCTTTTCCGGTTTATTACAAAGACGGAATGCCTCAGATGATTGATGCAGAACACTTGCCAATCGTGCTACCAGAAGTAGAAAAATACTTGCCAACTGAAGATGGAAAACCTCCTTTAGGAAATGCAACAGAATGGGCTTGGGATTCTCGTGGAAAAAAAGTAGTTTCTAACGAAAAGTTAAAAAACAAAACGGTGTATCCTTTAGAATTAAATACCATGCCAGGGTGGGCAGGTAGTTCTTGGTATTTTAACAGATACATGGATGCGACAAATGCTAACGAGTTTGCAAGCAAAGAAAATTTAGACTACTGGAAAGAAGTAGATTTATATATTGGTGGATCAGAACATGCAACAGGGCATTTATTATACGCTCGTTTTTGGCAAAAATTCTTGTTCGATAAAGGAATTGTTCCTGTAGATGAGTTTGCAAAAAAACTAATTAATCAAGGAATGATTTTAGGAACTTCTGCTTTTGTTTACAAAGCAACCGCTTTTGTAAAGAATGGTTGTGGTTGTTCTGATGAAAAATCTATGGATGATGTTTTAGAGAAAATTCCAACGGTTTTTGTTTCTAAAAATTTATGTACTTCTGATGATGAATTTGAAACGTTAGTTAAAAATTACTTATTAGATAACAAATTCTTAGATCCTAATTTTGCAGATTTAGTAATGATTACTAAAAATGCGATACATTCTGATGTTTCTTTAGTAAATGCTTCTGATGAATTAGATGTTGATGGATTTAAAAACCATGCTTTAAATGCTGATTATAAAAATGCCGAATTTATTTTAGAAGACGGAGTTTATAAAGTAGGACGTGAGGTAGAAAAAATGTCTAAGTCTAAATACAATGTGGTAAACCCAGATGCAATTTGCGAAGAATACGGTGCAGATAGTTTACGTTTATTCGAAATGTTTTTAGGTCCTTTAGAACAAGCAAAACCTTGGAAAACTTCTGGTATTTCTGGAGTTTCATCTTTCTTAAAGAAATTATGGAAATTATATTTTTACGGAGAAACGTTTGAAGTATCTGATGCAGCACCAACAAAAGACGAACTTAAAACATTACATAAAACCATTAAAAAAGTAGAAGATGATATAGAGAATTTCTCTTTTAATACATCGGTTTCTACCTTTATGATTGCTGTAAACGAGTTAACTGCTTTAAAATGTAATAAACGTGCAATATTAGAACCTTTAGCAATTTTGGTTTCTCCGTATGCACCACACATTGCGGAAGAATTATGGAGCTTGTTAGGGAATAATGAATCTATTTCTACTGCAGAATTTCCAGTTTTTGAAGCAAGTCATTTAGTAGAAAGTGCTAAAAATTATCCGATTTCTTTTAACGGGAAAATGCGTTTTACATTAGAACTTCCTTTAGATTTATCAAAAGATGAAATAGAGAAAATAGTAATGGA
- the nusA gene encoding transcription termination factor NusA encodes MENIALIDSFSEFKDNKSIDRVTLMSILEEVFRAALKRKFGSDDNFDIIINPDKGDLEIWRNRVVVADGFSEDDNEEIELAEARLIEPDFEIGEDVSEEVKLIDLGRRAILALRQNLISKIYEHDSTNIFKQFKDLEGELYTAEVHHIRHNAIILLDDEGNEIVLPKSEQIRSDFFRKGDSVKGIIKTVELRGNKPAIILSRTSPVFLNKLFEQEIPEVFDGLITVEGVARIPGEKAKVAVDSYDDRIDPVGACVGVKGSRIHGIVRELGNENIDVINYTKNEQLFISRALSPAKVTSMEIEMFEEERNGKKGRVSVLLKPEEVSKAIGRGGVNIRLASELTGYEIDVKREGLEEEDVELTEFGDEIEGWVITEFKKIGLDTARSVLETSVAELVKRTDLEEETIMDVQKILKEEFED; translated from the coding sequence ATGGAGAATATAGCATTAATTGATTCGTTTTCAGAATTTAAAGATAACAAGAGTATAGACAGAGTAACATTAATGTCTATTTTAGAAGAGGTTTTTAGAGCTGCCCTAAAACGTAAGTTTGGTTCGGATGATAATTTTGATATAATTATTAACCCAGATAAAGGAGATTTAGAAATTTGGAGAAACAGAGTTGTTGTTGCAGATGGATTTTCTGAAGATGATAATGAAGAAATTGAATTAGCGGAAGCAAGACTAATTGAGCCGGATTTTGAGATTGGTGAAGATGTGTCTGAAGAAGTTAAGTTGATAGATTTAGGTAGAAGAGCTATCTTAGCATTACGTCAGAACTTAATTTCTAAAATTTACGAGCACGATAGTACAAATATCTTTAAACAATTTAAAGATTTAGAAGGCGAGTTATATACCGCAGAAGTACATCACATTCGTCACAATGCAATTATTTTGTTAGATGATGAAGGGAATGAAATTGTATTACCAAAGAGTGAGCAAATCCGTTCAGACTTTTTTAGAAAAGGAGATTCTGTAAAAGGAATTATTAAGACGGTAGAATTAAGAGGAAACAAACCAGCGATTATCTTATCTAGAACATCGCCAGTTTTCTTAAATAAATTATTTGAGCAAGAAATTCCAGAAGTATTTGATGGTTTAATTACTGTCGAAGGAGTTGCTAGAATACCAGGAGAAAAAGCAAAAGTAGCAGTAGATTCTTATGATGATAGAATAGACCCTGTTGGAGCTTGTGTTGGTGTTAAAGGTTCAAGAATTCACGGTATTGTACGTGAATTAGGTAATGAGAATATAGATGTTATTAACTATACCAAAAACGAACAGTTATTTATTTCAAGAGCATTAAGTCCTGCAAAAGTGACTTCAATGGAAATAGAAATGTTCGAAGAAGAAAGAAACGGTAAGAAAGGACGTGTAAGCGTTTTATTAAAACCAGAAGAAGTTTCTAAAGCAATTGGTAGAGGTGGTGTAAATATTCGTTTGGCAAGTGAGTTAACAGGTTACGAAATAGACGTTAAGAGAGAAGGTCTAGAAGAAGAAGACGTAGAGTTAACAGAATTTGGAGATGAAATTGAAGGTTGGGTGATTACTGAATTCAAAAAGATTGGTTTAGATACTGCTAGAAGCGTATTAGAAACTAGTGTTGCAGAGTTGGTAAAAAGAACCGATTTAGAAGAAGAAACGATTATGGATGTTCAAAAAATCTTGAAAGAAGAATTTGAGGACTAA
- the infB gene encoding translation initiation factor IF-2, which produces MSVGKTMRLNKVLRELNISLDRAVEYLAGKGHEIESRPTTKITGDVYQVLLDGFEKDANKKAASKEVGEEKRKEKEAIRLEHEAKLEKKRAEEVKKEEVLRAKADKLEFKTVGKIDIDNIGKKPADNVEKVKEEPVEVVAEPKAKTETPKVEEPKVVAEAPVVETKAEAPKVAETPVVEKPVVEKPKVVIPEVKKTVSEIEKEVSKVGDKPKGKKDASKSEEKTEEVTAENAEAIKTQYKKLDGPNFTGKKIDLKQFERPKKKKPEPKKDANADKKKRKRIVTKAGAPGSATARPSRPGQGNRAGGGSRPPFNRGGRGAARPAAVKKEEPTEAEIQKQVRETLEKLQGKSSRGKGAKYRRNKRDAHREHSDAELEAQALDNKILKVTEFVTVSEVATMMEVPVTNIISACMSLGMMVTMNQRLDAETLVIVAEEFNHKVEFVGAEVEESIEEVIDKPEDLETRAPIITVMGHVDHGKTSLLDYIRKANVIDGESGGITQHIGAYSVKVGDQKIAFLDTPGHEAFTAMRARGAQVTDLVIIVVAADDDVMPQTKEAISHAQAAGVPIIFAINKIDKPNANPDNVKTQLSQMNLLIEEWGGNIQSQDISAKHGTGVPELLEKVLLEAEVLELKANPKKNAVGAVVEALLDKGRGYVSTILVQAGTLKIGDYLLAGKHSGKVRAMFDDKGNNLKTAGPSTPVSILGLDGAPQAGDKFVVFDDEREAKQIASKRSQLQREQSVRTQKTLTLDEIGRRIALGDFKELNIILKGDVDGSVEALTDSFQKLSTEEIQVNILHKGVGAITESDVLLATASDAIIVGFNVRPQGNARAVADREEVDIRTYSIIYAAINDLKDAMEGMLSPEMKEEVTGNVEIREIYKISKVGNIAGCMVMSGKIQRDSQIRIIRDGIVVHDGTLTALKRFKDDVREVTKGFDCGVQIKNYNDIVEGDVIEAYKEVAVKKKLK; this is translated from the coding sequence ATGTCTGTAGGCAAAACAATGAGGCTTAATAAAGTTTTAAGAGAATTAAACATTTCTCTTGATAGAGCAGTCGAATATTTAGCGGGAAAGGGTCACGAAATAGAATCGAGGCCAACCACTAAAATTACGGGTGACGTCTATCAAGTTTTACTTGATGGCTTTGAAAAAGATGCTAATAAGAAAGCAGCATCTAAAGAAGTTGGAGAGGAAAAACGAAAAGAGAAAGAAGCTATTCGTTTAGAGCATGAAGCTAAATTAGAGAAGAAAAGAGCGGAAGAGGTTAAGAAGGAAGAGGTTTTAAGAGCCAAAGCAGATAAATTAGAGTTTAAAACTGTTGGTAAAATCGATATTGATAATATTGGTAAAAAACCTGCTGATAACGTTGAAAAGGTAAAAGAAGAACCTGTAGAGGTTGTTGCTGAACCTAAAGCTAAAACAGAAACACCTAAAGTTGAAGAACCTAAAGTAGTAGCAGAAGCTCCAGTTGTAGAGACTAAAGCAGAAGCTCCTAAGGTAGCAGAAACACCTGTTGTTGAGAAACCAGTTGTTGAAAAACCAAAGGTTGTTATACCAGAAGTTAAAAAAACTGTTTCTGAAATAGAAAAAGAAGTTTCTAAAGTTGGTGATAAACCAAAAGGAAAAAAGGACGCTTCAAAATCAGAGGAAAAAACAGAAGAGGTTACTGCAGAAAATGCAGAAGCTATCAAAACGCAGTATAAAAAATTAGACGGTCCTAATTTTACAGGTAAGAAGATTGATTTAAAACAATTTGAAAGACCTAAGAAAAAGAAACCTGAACCTAAAAAAGATGCAAACGCGGACAAGAAGAAACGTAAGCGTATTGTAACTAAAGCTGGTGCGCCAGGTTCTGCTACTGCAAGACCAAGTAGACCAGGTCAAGGTAATAGAGCAGGTGGTGGAAGTAGACCTCCATTTAATAGAGGTGGTAGAGGTGCAGCTAGACCAGCAGCAGTTAAAAAAGAAGAACCAACTGAAGCAGAAATTCAAAAGCAAGTAAGAGAAACACTTGAGAAACTGCAAGGAAAATCTTCTAGAGGTAAAGGAGCAAAATACCGTAGAAATAAAAGGGATGCCCATAGAGAACATTCTGATGCTGAGTTAGAAGCTCAAGCATTAGACAACAAGATCTTAAAAGTAACAGAATTTGTTACTGTAAGTGAAGTTGCAACGATGATGGAAGTACCTGTTACAAATATTATTTCTGCATGTATGTCTTTAGGTATGATGGTAACAATGAATCAGCGTTTAGACGCAGAAACATTAGTTATTGTTGCTGAAGAATTTAACCACAAAGTAGAATTTGTTGGGGCAGAAGTAGAAGAGTCTATAGAAGAAGTAATAGATAAACCAGAAGATTTAGAAACTCGTGCACCAATTATTACGGTAATGGGTCACGTAGATCATGGTAAAACATCTTTATTAGATTACATTAGAAAAGCAAATGTTATTGATGGTGAAAGTGGTGGAATTACACAACACATTGGTGCATATTCTGTAAAAGTTGGAGATCAAAAAATAGCATTTTTAGATACACCAGGTCACGAGGCGTTTACAGCAATGCGTGCACGTGGAGCTCAGGTAACGGATTTAGTTATTATTGTAGTTGCAGCAGATGATGATGTAATGCCACAAACTAAAGAAGCAATTTCTCATGCGCAAGCAGCAGGAGTCCCTATTATATTTGCAATTAATAAGATTGATAAACCAAATGCAAATCCAGATAATGTAAAAACGCAATTATCTCAAATGAATTTGTTGATAGAAGAATGGGGTGGTAACATACAATCTCAAGATATCTCAGCAAAACATGGAACAGGTGTTCCAGAATTATTAGAGAAAGTCTTGTTAGAAGCTGAAGTTTTAGAATTGAAAGCGAATCCTAAGAAGAATGCAGTTGGAGCAGTAGTGGAAGCATTATTAGATAAAGGTAGAGGATATGTTTCTACGATATTAGTACAAGCTGGAACTTTAAAAATTGGAGATTACTTGTTAGCAGGTAAGCACAGTGGTAAAGTAAGAGCAATGTTTGATGATAAAGGAAACAATTTAAAAACTGCCGGACCATCAACACCTGTATCAATATTAGGTTTAGATGGAGCACCACAAGCAGGTGATAAGTTTGTTGTATTTGATGATGAAAGAGAAGCAAAACAAATTGCATCGAAACGTTCTCAATTACAACGTGAGCAATCTGTAAGAACTCAGAAAACATTAACGTTAGATGAAATTGGACGTAGAATTGCGTTAGGAGACTTTAAAGAATTAAATATTATCTTAAAAGGAGATGTAGATGGTTCTGTAGAAGCTTTAACAGATTCTTTCCAGAAATTATCTACTGAAGAAATTCAAGTTAATATTTTACATAAAGGTGTTGGTGCCATTACAGAAAGTGATGTGTTATTAGCAACAGCTTCAGATGCTATTATTGTTGGGTTTAATGTTCGTCCGCAAGGAAATGCAAGAGCCGTAGCAGATAGAGAAGAAGTAGATATTAGAACATACTCTATTATTTATGCAGCTATCAATGACTTAAAAGACGCCATGGAAGGAATGTTATCTCCTGAAATGAAAGAAGAAGTTACTGGTAATGTAGAAATTAGAGAAATTTATAAAATATCTAAAGTTGGTAACATTGCAGGTTGTATGGTAATGTCTGGTAAAATTCAAAGAGATTCTCAAATTAGAATTATTAGAGACGGAATTGTAGTTCATGACGGAACTTTAACAGCGTTAAAACGTTTTAAAGATGATGTTAGAGAAGTTACAAAAGGATTCGATTGTGGGGTTCAAATTAAAAACTACAATGATATTGTAGAAGGAGATGTAATTGAAGCTTACAAAGAAGTAGCAGTTAAGAAGAAATTGAAATAA
- a CDS encoding DUF2911 domain-containing protein: protein MKKSILSIAIFAITLISLTETNAQEFKDLDKSPMDAASYPSSYKISDKVVKVTYGRPQLKGRALSKLAPVDEVWRTGANEAPEITFYKDVVFGGKAVKAGTYTLFTIPKTEGDWVVILSTAKNVWGSYFYKEDQDVVRVPGTVSTSDKNIEAFSMIFSDDMTLKMGWANTVVSVSIQ, encoded by the coding sequence ATGAAAAAATCTATTTTATCAATTGCAATTTTTGCAATTACCCTAATTAGTTTAACAGAAACAAATGCGCAAGAATTTAAAGATTTAGATAAAAGCCCAATGGATGCTGCTTCATATCCAAGTAGCTATAAAATTTCAGATAAAGTTGTAAAAGTAACTTATGGTAGACCACAACTAAAAGGAAGAGCATTAAGTAAATTAGCTCCTGTTGATGAAGTTTGGAGAACTGGTGCAAATGAAGCACCGGAAATTACATTTTATAAAGATGTTGTTTTTGGAGGTAAAGCTGTAAAAGCAGGAACTTATACTTTATTTACAATTCCTAAAACAGAAGGTGACTGGGTTGTAATTTTAAGTACGGCAAAAAATGTTTGGGGATCTTACTTTTATAAAGAAGACCAAGATGTTGTTAGAGTACCTGGTACTGTTTCTACTTCAGATAAAAATATAGAAGCTTTTTCTATGATATTTTCAGACGATATGACTTTAAAAATGGGATGGGCTAATACAGTAGTTTCTGTTTCTATTCAATAA